A portion of the Micromonospora tarapacensis genome contains these proteins:
- a CDS encoding ABC-F family ATP-binding cassette domain-containing protein: MITASGLELRAGARILLSDTTLRVQPGDRIGLVGRNGAGKTTTLKVLAGEGQPYAGQIDRRSAVGYLPQDPRTGDLDVTGRDRVLSARGLDALMAGMKELEEQLADGGDERLVRRYGALEDQFAALGGYAAEAEAARICANLGLPDRALAQTIGTLSGGQRRRIELARILFRDAGENGGGILLLDEPTNHLDADSITWLRGFLANHKGGLVVISHDGSLLESVVNKVWFLDATRSVVDAYNLGWKAYLEARETDERRRRRERANAEKKAGALMAQADKMRAKATKTVAAQNMARRAERLVSGLEEVRVADKVAKVRFPAPAPCGKTPLTASGLSKSYGSLEIFTDVDVAVDRGSRVAILGLNGAGKTTLLRMLGGLLAPDTGEVRPGHGLRLGYYAQEHETLDVERTVLENMRAASIEQTDTELRKILGAFLFSGDDVDKPAGVLSGGEKTRLALATLVCSGANVLLLDEPTNNLDPVSREQVLDAIARYPGAIVLVTHDSGAVLALKPDRAILLPDGDEDAWSDDLLELVELA, translated from the coding sequence ATGATCACTGCCAGCGGCCTGGAACTGCGCGCCGGCGCCCGGATCCTGCTGTCCGACACGACGCTGCGGGTGCAGCCGGGTGACCGGATCGGCCTGGTCGGCCGCAACGGCGCCGGCAAGACCACCACCCTGAAGGTCCTCGCCGGCGAGGGGCAGCCGTACGCCGGGCAGATCGACCGGCGCAGCGCCGTCGGCTACCTCCCGCAGGATCCGCGTACCGGTGACCTGGACGTCACCGGCCGGGACCGGGTGCTCTCCGCCCGGGGCCTGGACGCGCTGATGGCCGGGATGAAGGAGCTGGAGGAGCAGCTGGCCGACGGCGGCGACGAGCGCCTGGTCCGGCGCTACGGCGCGCTTGAGGACCAGTTCGCCGCCCTCGGCGGGTACGCCGCCGAGGCCGAGGCGGCCCGGATCTGCGCCAACCTGGGTCTGCCCGACCGGGCCCTGGCACAGACCATCGGCACCCTCTCCGGCGGGCAGCGCCGGCGTATCGAGCTGGCCCGGATCCTGTTCCGGGACGCCGGCGAGAACGGCGGCGGCATCCTGCTGCTCGACGAGCCGACCAACCACCTCGACGCCGACTCGATCACCTGGTTGCGCGGTTTCCTCGCCAACCACAAGGGCGGGCTGGTGGTGATCTCGCACGACGGCTCGCTGCTGGAGTCGGTGGTCAACAAGGTCTGGTTCCTGGACGCCACCCGGTCGGTGGTCGACGCCTACAACCTGGGCTGGAAGGCGTACCTGGAGGCACGGGAGACCGACGAGCGGCGCCGGCGCCGGGAGCGGGCCAACGCCGAGAAGAAGGCCGGCGCGCTGATGGCCCAGGCCGACAAGATGCGGGCCAAGGCCACCAAGACGGTCGCCGCGCAGAACATGGCCCGCCGCGCCGAGCGGTTGGTCTCCGGCCTGGAGGAGGTACGGGTCGCCGACAAGGTGGCCAAGGTGCGCTTCCCCGCGCCGGCTCCCTGCGGCAAGACGCCGCTGACCGCGAGCGGCCTGTCCAAGTCGTACGGCTCGCTGGAGATCTTCACCGACGTGGACGTGGCGGTGGACCGGGGATCCCGGGTGGCCATCCTCGGGCTCAACGGTGCCGGCAAGACGACGCTGCTGCGGATGCTCGGCGGCCTGCTGGCGCCGGACACCGGCGAGGTGCGTCCCGGTCACGGACTGCGACTGGGTTACTACGCTCAGGAGCACGAGACGCTGGACGTCGAGCGGACCGTGCTGGAGAACATGCGGGCCGCCTCGATCGAGCAGACCGACACCGAGCTGCGCAAGATCCTGGGTGCCTTCCTCTTCTCCGGCGACGACGTGGACAAGCCCGCCGGGGTGCTCTCCGGCGGGGAGAAGACCCGGCTGGCGCTGGCCACCCTGGTCTGCTCGGGCGCCAACGTGCTGCTGCTGGACGAGCCGACCAACAACCTGGACCCGGTCAGCCGGGAGCAGGTGCTCGACGCCATCGCCCGCTACCCCGGCGCGATCGTCCTGGTCACCCACGACTCGGGCGCGGTCCTCGCGCTCAAGCCGGACCGGGCGATCCTGCTGCCCGACGGCGACGAGGACGCCTGGAGCGACGATCTGCTCGAACTGGTGGAGCTGGCCTGA
- a CDS encoding helix-turn-helix domain-containing protein translates to MAATGTATSTEKGRRIVGAERQTLAKDLVKRYTGGESIRALAASTGRSYGFIHRVLTESGVQLRQRGGARRRKKA, encoded by the coding sequence ATGGCAGCCACTGGCACAGCCACCAGCACTGAGAAGGGTCGCCGGATCGTCGGAGCCGAGCGTCAGACGCTCGCCAAGGACCTCGTCAAGCGGTACACCGGGGGCGAGAGCATCCGGGCGCTCGCGGCCTCGACCGGTCGATCCTACGGGTTCATCCACCGGGTGCTCACCGAGTCGGGGGTGCAGCTGCGGCAGCGCGGCGGCGCTCGGCGCCGCAAGAAGGCGTGA
- a CDS encoding enoyl-CoA hydratase/isomerase family protein, whose amino-acid sequence MTAEATGVRLECDGPVATVTLCRPDVLNAQTSAMWRAMSDFSRELPGDVRVVVVRGEGRAFSAGLDLSVAGASGPGSFAELTTLPEPECADRIAHYQAGFTWLHRPDVISVAAVQGHAIGAGFQLALACDLRVLAEDATFSMAEVTLGLVPDLAGTKRLVELVGYARALEICTTGRRMDAAEADRIGLATLVVPGAELDPAVRDLTAGLLAPDRDAVVEIKALLAGAAGRTHAEQQRAEREAQTRRLRDLAGRGD is encoded by the coding sequence GTGACCGCCGAGGCGACCGGGGTCCGGCTGGAATGCGACGGGCCGGTTGCGACGGTCACCCTGTGCCGGCCCGACGTGCTCAACGCCCAGACCTCCGCGATGTGGCGCGCGATGAGCGACTTCTCCCGGGAGCTTCCCGGTGACGTGCGCGTCGTCGTGGTGCGCGGCGAGGGGCGGGCTTTCTCCGCCGGTCTCGACCTGTCGGTGGCCGGCGCCTCCGGGCCCGGCTCCTTCGCCGAGCTGACCACCCTGCCCGAGCCGGAGTGCGCCGACCGGATCGCCCACTACCAAGCGGGTTTCACCTGGCTGCACCGGCCGGACGTCATCTCCGTCGCGGCGGTGCAGGGGCATGCCATCGGTGCCGGTTTCCAACTCGCGCTCGCCTGTGACCTGCGGGTGCTGGCCGAGGACGCGACGTTCTCCATGGCCGAGGTCACGCTGGGTCTGGTGCCGGATCTGGCCGGCACCAAGCGCCTGGTGGAGCTGGTCGGCTACGCCCGCGCGTTGGAGATCTGCACCACCGGCCGGCGGATGGACGCCGCCGAGGCCGACCGGATCGGCCTGGCCACCCTCGTCGTGCCCGGCGCCGAGCTGGACCCGGCGGTGCGGGATCTCACCGCCGGGCTGCTCGCCCCCGACCGCGACGCGGTGGTGGAGATCAAGGCGCTGCTCGCCGGCGCCGCCGGGCGCACCCACGCCGAGCAGCAGCGGGCCGAGCGGGAGGCGCAGACCCGACGGCTGCGGGATCTCGCGGGCCGGGGAGATTAG
- a CDS encoding ABC transporter ATP-binding protein: protein MAAGGMGGWSMLRSMRNQDEVSTHRLKRGVARRIVAFAHPYRRDIAIFLVTVVVAAVIGVATPLLAGDVIDAITRSEPDAGAVVIRLAVFIAGLAVADALLSLAQRWYSARIGEGIILDLRTRVYDHVQRMPLQFFTRTQTGALVSRLNNDVMGAQRAFTSTLSGVVSNVIQLVLTAAVMLTLSWQITALSLVLLPVFIIPARRVGRRLAEITRESYDLDAKMNATMTERFGVAGALLVKLFGRPDAEADRFAARAERVRDIGITSAMYSRTFFVAMLLVASLAQALTYGLGGWLAVTGDVSAGTVVTLALLLTRLYGPLTALSNVRVDVMSALVSFDRVFEVLDLEPGIRQRPGAVPVPRGAGRVEFRDVRFRYPSAAEISLASLEEVAALDRTVNEPVLKGVSFRVEPGQMVALVGPSGAGKSTLSMLISRIYDVTDGQVLVGGVDVRDATLDSLRDEIGVVTQDSHLFHETIAENLRYARPDATDDELWTALAGAQVADLVRTLPDGLETTVGERGYRFSGGEKQRIAIARLLLKAPSIVILDEATAHLDSESEAAVQRALSVALAGRTALVIAHRLSTVRDADQILVLDAGRIVERGRHDELVAVGGLYAELYRTQFAVADSPVPYADATGPEPVVIPSREYIADEAMPPATAN from the coding sequence ATGGCCGCCGGCGGCATGGGCGGTTGGAGCATGCTCCGGTCCATGCGCAACCAGGACGAGGTCTCCACCCACCGGTTGAAACGGGGCGTCGCCCGACGGATCGTGGCCTTCGCCCACCCCTACCGGCGGGACATCGCCATCTTCCTGGTCACCGTGGTCGTCGCCGCGGTGATCGGGGTGGCCACCCCGCTGCTCGCCGGCGACGTGATCGACGCGATCACCCGGAGCGAGCCCGATGCCGGCGCCGTGGTGATCCGGCTGGCGGTGTTCATCGCCGGGCTGGCGGTCGCCGACGCGCTGCTCTCCCTCGCCCAACGGTGGTATTCGGCGCGCATCGGCGAGGGCATCATCCTCGACCTGCGCACCCGGGTCTACGACCACGTGCAGCGGATGCCGCTGCAGTTCTTCACCCGCACCCAGACCGGTGCGCTGGTCAGCCGGCTCAACAACGACGTGATGGGTGCCCAGCGGGCCTTCACCTCGACGTTGTCCGGCGTGGTGAGCAACGTGATCCAGCTGGTGCTGACCGCTGCGGTGATGCTCACCCTCTCCTGGCAGATCACCGCGCTCTCCCTGGTGCTGCTGCCGGTGTTCATCATCCCGGCGCGGCGGGTCGGGCGGCGGCTGGCCGAGATCACCCGCGAGTCGTACGACCTCGACGCCAAGATGAACGCGACCATGACCGAGCGGTTCGGGGTCGCCGGCGCGCTGCTGGTGAAGTTGTTCGGCCGGCCGGACGCGGAGGCGGACCGCTTCGCCGCCCGTGCCGAGCGGGTGCGTGACATCGGCATCACCTCGGCGATGTACTCGCGGACCTTCTTCGTGGCGATGCTGCTGGTGGCCTCGCTGGCCCAGGCCCTGACCTACGGCCTGGGCGGCTGGCTGGCGGTCACCGGTGACGTCAGCGCCGGCACCGTGGTGACCCTCGCGTTGCTGCTCACCCGCCTCTACGGCCCACTGACCGCGCTGAGCAACGTCCGGGTGGACGTGATGAGCGCGTTGGTCTCGTTCGACCGGGTCTTCGAGGTGCTCGACCTGGAGCCGGGAATCAGGCAACGCCCCGGCGCGGTGCCGGTGCCCCGGGGCGCGGGGCGGGTCGAGTTCCGCGACGTGCGTTTCCGCTACCCGAGCGCCGCGGAGATCTCCCTCGCGTCGCTGGAGGAGGTCGCCGCGCTGGACCGTACGGTCAACGAGCCGGTGCTCAAGGGAGTGTCCTTCCGGGTCGAGCCCGGGCAGATGGTGGCCCTGGTCGGCCCCTCCGGTGCGGGCAAGTCGACGCTGTCCATGCTGATCTCCCGCATCTACGACGTCACCGACGGGCAGGTGCTGGTCGGCGGGGTCGACGTCCGCGACGCCACCCTCGACTCGCTGCGTGACGAGATCGGCGTGGTCACCCAGGACTCGCACCTGTTCCACGAGACCATCGCGGAGAATCTGCGCTACGCCAGGCCGGACGCCACCGACGACGAACTGTGGACGGCTCTCGCGGGCGCACAGGTCGCCGACCTGGTGCGTACCCTGCCCGATGGGCTGGAGACCACCGTGGGTGAGCGCGGATACCGCTTCTCCGGCGGCGAGAAGCAGCGCATCGCGATCGCCCGGCTGCTGCTCAAGGCGCCGTCGATCGTCATCCTCGACGAGGCGACCGCACACCTGGATTCGGAGAGCGAGGCGGCGGTGCAGCGGGCGCTGTCGGTGGCGCTGGCCGGCCGGACCGCGTTGGTGATCGCGCACCGGCTCTCCACCGTCCGCGACGCCGACCAGATCCTCGTCCTCGACGCCGGCCGCATCGTCGAGCGGGGCCGACACGACGAGCTGGTCGCCGTCGGCGGCCTCTACGCCGAGCTGTACCGCACCCAGTTCGCGGTGGCCGACTCGCCCGTCCCGTACGCCGACGCCACCGGCCCGGAACCGGTGGTCATCCCGAGCCGGGAATACATCGCCGACGAGGCCATGCCCCCGGCCACCGCCAACTGA
- the mug gene encoding G/U mismatch-specific DNA glycosylase: MLFVGINPGLWSAATGWHFARPGNRFWPALHRGGFTPRLLHPSEQDELPALGLGITNLVARASARADELAAAELVDGARELTDTVARYRPRWVAVVGVTAYRIGFARPKAGFGPQPEPLAGARLWVLPNPSGLNAHYTPQTLGVAFAELRAATRQE, translated from the coding sequence GTGCTCTTCGTCGGAATCAACCCGGGGCTGTGGTCCGCTGCCACCGGCTGGCACTTCGCCCGCCCCGGCAACCGGTTCTGGCCGGCGCTGCACCGGGGCGGCTTCACCCCACGGCTGCTGCACCCCAGCGAGCAGGACGAGCTGCCGGCTCTCGGACTGGGCATCACCAACCTGGTCGCCCGGGCCAGCGCCCGCGCCGACGAGTTGGCCGCCGCCGAGTTGGTCGACGGCGCACGGGAGCTGACCGACACGGTGGCCCGGTACCGTCCGCGCTGGGTGGCCGTGGTCGGGGTGACCGCGTACCGGATCGGCTTCGCCCGGCCGAAGGCGGGATTCGGGCCGCAACCGGAGCCGCTGGCCGGTGCCCGGCTCTGGGTGCTGCCCAACCCCAGCGGCCTGAACGCCCACTACACCCCGCAGACGCTCGGCGTCGCCTTCGCCGAACTCCGCGCGGCCACCCGGCAGGAGTGA